One Micromonospora sp. WMMD812 genomic window carries:
- a CDS encoding ABC transporter substrate-binding protein: MRPRVAAAAGGAIALVVALGACSKNTGEGTNVDTNRTQTGVIATDPKESQGPAPEVAGAQKGGTFTIIRETPISHLDPQRTYSFAGLMASPLFSRYLTTWKDDGKGGLVLVGDLAETPGTNVNNDCKVWEFKIKSGVKFEDGRPITSKEIAYGIARSFDPDLTSGPTYIQEWLADSPQFDTKWDFKKNKTSLPPGLTTPDEKTLRFEFTKPRCDLPFAVSLPTTAPLPADKDTGVNLDTHPFSSGPYKIAKNQVGVQLTLDRNPNWDANTDPVRHQYPDQFVWSFGPTADAAANRVIADNGADQSALSWNFVPASLVAKVAGDASLKSRTILSPTPSANQLVINNQRVKDLKIRQALNYAIDREGLIKALGGQTVAAPLTTLMPPSTIGYKAFEAYPAGATGDVAKAKELLGGQTPELVLGVADSSTEQQEGTQLKANLERAGFKITLRNIPDDAKLDEIKKKDNPWDLYIGNWAADWPSGASILPVLYDGRTIKPEGNSNQSYFNDPAINAEFDRILAMPPADQGPEWGKLDERIMKEHAPVVPLFVDVAYVVHGSKAGGVFISSVFGYPSFVNAHVKQ, from the coding sequence ATGCGACCACGCGTGGCGGCCGCCGCAGGCGGCGCGATCGCACTGGTTGTGGCACTGGGTGCGTGCTCGAAGAACACGGGCGAGGGCACCAACGTCGACACCAACCGTACGCAGACCGGGGTCATCGCGACCGACCCGAAGGAGTCGCAGGGTCCCGCCCCCGAGGTGGCCGGGGCGCAGAAGGGCGGCACCTTCACCATCATCCGGGAGACGCCGATCTCCCACCTGGACCCGCAGCGGACCTACTCGTTCGCCGGCCTGATGGCGAGCCCGCTCTTCTCCCGCTACCTCACCACCTGGAAGGACGACGGCAAGGGCGGACTGGTCCTCGTCGGCGACCTGGCCGAGACCCCGGGCACCAACGTCAACAACGACTGCAAGGTCTGGGAATTCAAGATCAAGAGCGGGGTGAAGTTCGAGGACGGCCGCCCGATCACCTCCAAGGAGATCGCGTACGGCATCGCCCGCTCGTTCGACCCGGACCTCACCAGCGGCCCCACCTACATCCAGGAGTGGCTGGCCGACAGCCCGCAGTTCGACACCAAGTGGGACTTCAAGAAGAACAAGACCTCCCTGCCGCCGGGGCTCACCACGCCGGACGAGAAGACCCTGCGCTTCGAGTTCACCAAGCCCCGCTGCGACCTGCCGTTCGCGGTCTCGCTGCCGACCACCGCGCCGCTGCCGGCGGACAAGGACACCGGCGTCAACCTGGACACCCACCCGTTCTCGTCCGGGCCGTACAAGATCGCCAAGAACCAGGTCGGCGTGCAGCTCACCCTGGACCGGAACCCGAACTGGGACGCGAACACCGACCCGGTCCGGCACCAGTACCCGGACCAGTTCGTCTGGAGCTTCGGCCCGACCGCGGACGCCGCGGCCAACCGGGTGATCGCCGACAACGGCGCCGACCAGAGCGCGCTCTCCTGGAACTTCGTGCCCGCCTCGCTGGTCGCCAAGGTGGCCGGGGACGCGTCGCTGAAGTCCCGCACCATCCTCTCGCCGACCCCGAGCGCCAACCAGCTCGTGATCAACAACCAGCGGGTCAAGGACCTGAAGATCCGTCAGGCGCTCAACTACGCGATCGACCGGGAGGGCCTGATCAAGGCGCTCGGCGGGCAGACCGTCGCCGCGCCGCTGACCACGCTGATGCCGCCGTCGACCATCGGTTACAAGGCGTTCGAGGCGTACCCGGCCGGGGCGACCGGCGACGTCGCCAAGGCCAAGGAGCTGCTCGGCGGCCAGACCCCGGAGCTGGTCCTGGGCGTCGCCGACAGCTCGACCGAGCAGCAGGAGGGCACCCAGCTCAAGGCCAACCTCGAGCGGGCCGGTTTCAAGATCACGCTGCGGAACATCCCGGACGACGCGAAGCTCGACGAGATCAAGAAGAAGGACAACCCCTGGGACCTGTACATCGGTAACTGGGCGGCGGACTGGCCGAGCGGGGCCTCGATCCTGCCGGTTCTGTACGACGGCCGCACGATCAAGCCCGAGGGCAACAGCAACCAGTCCTACTTCAACGACCCGGCGATCAACGCCGAGTTCGACCGGATCCTGGCGATGCCCCCGGCCGACCAGGGCCCGGAGTGGGGCAAGCTCGACGAGCGGATCATGAAGGAGCATGCCCCGGTGGTGCCGCTCTTCGTCGACGTCGCCTACGTGGTACACGGGTCGAAGGCCGGCGGGGTCTTCATCTCCAGCGTCTTCGGCTACCCGTCGTTCGTGAACGCGCACGTCAAGCAGTAA
- a CDS encoding prolyl oligopeptidase family serine peptidase gives MDYPELAARTRRFSHGAPRAVSVADDGSRVVFLRSAGPEDPADALWLLDVATGEERLVADPAVLLGADADPSALSPGERALRERLRLSAAGIGSYALDAAGRVAVFPLAGRLFRADLVHGDVVEVAAVGPVLDPRPDPTGERLAYVTDEADGVRRGELRVVDADGTDTLLAGEEAGVTWGLAEHIAAEEFDRFRGYWWAPDGRSVLAARVDESRLDRWHLHDPAEPATPPTAVAYPRAGGPNAEVSLHLLDLDGGWVDVHWDRETYPYLTAVSWADGGPLITVLRRSQQHGLVLAVDPRTGETQVHAELADPRWVEPIAGTPAHLPDGRVLVGGELAHDGYDARCLFADGTLLTPPSLYVRRVVGRLPATAGPADLLVEASDGEPSERHLFRVRTSIGGGVDARRITADPGWHTAAVGGDVLVVGVASLDHAGTRWSVSRGDREVAVLASHAATPPYSPLPLLERVTDRRLPSAVLYPNSYVTGRRLPVLLDVYGGPGHQEVIAARAAWLERQWWADAGFAVVVVDNRGTPGVAPSFEKAIHRRVADVVLLDQVDALTALAGKHPDLDLDRVAVRGWSFGGWLAGLAVLRHPELFRCGVVGAPVTDWALYDTAYTERYLGMPEDGMDVYAHHSLVELAAEPVTGPEQARPLLLVHGLADDNVVAAHTLRLSAALLASGRPHSVLPLTGATHMAAGGTAERLLKLELDFLRAHL, from the coding sequence GTGGACTATCCGGAGCTGGCCGCCCGTACCCGCCGGTTCAGCCACGGCGCGCCGCGCGCCGTCTCCGTGGCCGACGACGGCTCCCGGGTGGTCTTCCTGCGCTCGGCCGGCCCGGAGGACCCGGCCGACGCGCTCTGGCTCCTGGACGTCGCCACCGGCGAGGAGCGGCTGGTCGCCGATCCGGCGGTGCTGCTCGGCGCCGACGCCGACCCGTCCGCGCTCTCCCCGGGTGAGCGCGCCCTGCGCGAGCGGCTGCGGCTCAGCGCCGCCGGGATCGGCTCGTACGCGCTGGACGCCGCCGGCCGCGTGGCGGTCTTCCCGCTCGCCGGGCGGCTGTTCCGGGCCGACCTGGTGCACGGCGACGTGGTCGAGGTGGCGGCCGTCGGGCCGGTCCTGGACCCTCGGCCGGACCCGACCGGGGAGCGGCTGGCGTACGTGACCGACGAGGCCGACGGGGTGCGCCGGGGCGAGCTGCGGGTGGTCGACGCCGACGGCACCGACACCCTGCTCGCCGGCGAGGAGGCCGGGGTCACCTGGGGGCTGGCCGAGCACATCGCCGCCGAGGAGTTCGACCGGTTCCGCGGCTACTGGTGGGCGCCGGACGGCCGCTCGGTGCTCGCCGCCCGGGTGGACGAGTCCCGCCTGGACCGCTGGCACCTGCACGACCCGGCCGAGCCGGCCACCCCGCCGACCGCCGTCGCGTACCCCCGGGCGGGTGGACCCAACGCGGAGGTCAGCCTGCACCTGCTCGACCTCGACGGCGGTTGGGTGGACGTGCACTGGGACCGGGAGACCTACCCGTACCTGACCGCGGTGAGCTGGGCCGACGGCGGCCCGCTGATCACCGTGCTGCGCCGTTCCCAGCAGCACGGCCTGGTGCTCGCGGTCGACCCCCGCACCGGCGAGACCCAGGTGCATGCCGAGCTGGCCGATCCGCGCTGGGTCGAGCCGATCGCCGGCACCCCCGCCCACCTGCCCGACGGCCGGGTGCTGGTCGGGGGCGAGCTGGCCCACGACGGGTACGACGCCCGCTGCCTCTTCGCCGACGGCACGCTGCTCACCCCGCCCTCGCTCTACGTCCGGCGCGTGGTGGGTCGGTTGCCCGCCACCGCCGGGCCAGCCGACCTGCTGGTCGAGGCGAGCGACGGCGAGCCGAGCGAGCGGCACCTGTTCCGGGTGCGCACCTCGATCGGGGGCGGGGTGGACGCCCGCCGGATCACCGCCGACCCCGGCTGGCACACCGCCGCGGTCGGCGGGGACGTGCTGGTGGTCGGGGTCGCCTCGCTGGACCACGCGGGGACGCGCTGGTCGGTGTCGCGGGGCGATCGGGAGGTGGCGGTGCTCGCCTCGCACGCGGCGACTCCGCCGTACTCGCCGCTGCCGCTGCTGGAGCGGGTGACCGACCGGCGGTTGCCCTCCGCGGTGCTCTACCCGAACAGCTACGTTACCGGTCGCCGACTGCCGGTGCTGCTGGACGTCTACGGTGGCCCCGGCCACCAGGAGGTGATCGCCGCCCGGGCGGCCTGGCTGGAGCGCCAGTGGTGGGCCGACGCGGGCTTCGCGGTGGTCGTGGTGGACAACCGCGGCACGCCGGGGGTGGCGCCGTCGTTCGAGAAGGCGATCCACCGGCGGGTGGCCGACGTGGTCCTGCTCGACCAGGTGGACGCGCTCACCGCGCTGGCCGGCAAGCATCCCGACCTGGACCTGGACCGGGTGGCCGTCCGCGGCTGGTCGTTCGGCGGCTGGCTGGCCGGGCTGGCGGTGCTGCGCCACCCGGAGCTGTTCCGGTGCGGTGTCGTCGGCGCCCCGGTCACCGACTGGGCGCTCTACGACACCGCCTACACGGAGCGCTATCTGGGGATGCCGGAGGACGGCATGGACGTCTACGCGCACCACTCGCTGGTCGAGCTGGCCGCCGAGCCGGTGACCGGCCCGGAGCAGGCCCGGCCGCTGCTGCTGGTACACGGTCTGGCCGACGACAACGTGGTGGCCGCGCACACGCTGCGGCTCTCGGCCGCGCTGCTCGCGTCCGGCCGGCCGCACTCGGTGCTGCCGCTGACCGGCGCGACGCACATGGCCGCCGGCGGCACCGCGGAGCGGTTGCTCAAGCTGGAGCTGGACTTCCTCCGCGCGCACCTCTGA
- the mshB gene encoding N-acetyl-1-D-myo-inositol-2-amino-2-deoxy-alpha-D-glucopyranoside deacetylase encodes MTGVTTLPDRRLLLVHAHPDDESIGTGSTMAHYAATGAHVTLVTCTLGEEGEIHVPALAQLAAAEADQLGGYRIAELAAACGALGVTDHRFLGGAGRYRDSGMMGLPTNEHPRAFWQADLDEAAGHLVEIMREVRPQVLVTYDDNGFYGHPDHIQAHRVAMRAVELAAAEGFAPAKVYWTAMPLSVLEAGMTEFTESSDNPFAGIEDISELPFGTPDHQIAARIDGTEQHAAKQAAMRAHATQIPATSWLYTIAGNVGGEFMGVEYYTLAVGEKGPGSGPYGWEDDLFAGIVDAGQHRAPVAAAGLR; translated from the coding sequence GTGACGGGCGTGACGACGCTGCCCGACCGCCGACTGCTGCTGGTCCACGCACACCCCGACGACGAGTCCATCGGCACCGGCTCGACCATGGCCCACTACGCCGCGACGGGCGCGCACGTGACGCTGGTGACGTGCACTCTCGGCGAGGAGGGCGAGATCCACGTGCCGGCCCTGGCGCAGCTCGCCGCCGCCGAGGCCGACCAACTCGGCGGCTACCGGATCGCCGAGTTGGCCGCCGCGTGCGGCGCCCTCGGGGTGACCGACCACCGCTTCCTCGGCGGGGCCGGCCGCTACCGCGACTCCGGGATGATGGGGCTGCCGACCAACGAGCACCCCCGGGCCTTCTGGCAGGCCGACCTGGACGAGGCCGCCGGGCACCTGGTCGAGATCATGCGCGAGGTCCGCCCGCAGGTCCTCGTCACGTACGACGACAACGGCTTCTACGGGCACCCGGACCACATCCAGGCGCACCGGGTGGCGATGCGTGCGGTCGAGTTGGCCGCCGCCGAAGGTTTCGCCCCGGCCAAGGTCTACTGGACGGCGATGCCGCTCAGCGTGCTGGAGGCCGGCATGACCGAGTTCACCGAGTCGTCCGACAACCCGTTCGCCGGCATCGAGGACATCTCCGAGCTGCCCTTCGGCACGCCGGATCACCAGATCGCGGCCCGCATCGACGGCACCGAGCAGCACGCCGCGAAGCAGGCCGCCATGCGGGCCCACGCCACCCAGATCCCGGCGACCTCCTGGCTCTACACGATCGCCGGCAACGTCGGCGGCGAGTTCATGGGGGTGGAGTACTACACCCTCGCGGTGGGTGAGAAGGGCCCGGGCAGCGGCCCGTACGGCTGGGAGGACGACCTCTTCGCCGGGATCGTCGACGCCGGCCAGCACCGGGCCCCGGTCGCGGCGGCCGGGCTGCGGTGA
- a CDS encoding GNAT family N-acetyltransferase, producing MLGQQDVGHRIVVRRIVGIREGRPLFSDALGELVELSETHLTLATAQGPLRVPRGEVHRAKRVPPTRRPTAAAVTDLELAADEAWPAPTRDRLGGWLLRAADGWTGRANSALPVGDPDRPLPAALDAVERWYAGQDLPPMVNTPLPLAAPVGAELNARGWVSRPPVLVQTAPLPLPATPLAPPAAPAPRPGVAAVVELAAAPSEEWLAVAAGRKGGLPDAAHHVLTAVGQVRFAHAYADGELVGIGRGTVTGQGRWLGLSLIEVLPPARRQGLAGRLVRALAAWGTSVGATRAFLQVEQSNTGAVALYQGLGFTTHHTYLTRVAPH from the coding sequence ATGCTGGGTCAGCAGGATGTGGGCCACCGGATCGTGGTTCGGCGGATTGTGGGGATTCGCGAGGGCCGCCCGCTCTTCTCCGACGCTCTCGGTGAGCTGGTCGAACTGAGCGAGACCCATCTCACGCTGGCCACCGCGCAGGGCCCGCTGCGGGTCCCCCGTGGCGAGGTGCACCGGGCCAAGCGGGTGCCGCCGACCCGGCGCCCGACCGCCGCCGCCGTGACCGACCTGGAGCTGGCCGCCGACGAGGCCTGGCCGGCGCCGACACGCGACCGGCTCGGCGGCTGGCTGCTGCGCGCCGCCGACGGGTGGACCGGCCGGGCCAACTCCGCGCTGCCGGTCGGCGACCCGGACCGGCCGCTGCCGGCCGCGCTCGACGCGGTCGAGCGCTGGTACGCCGGGCAGGATCTGCCCCCGATGGTCAACACCCCGCTTCCGCTCGCCGCGCCGGTCGGCGCGGAGCTGAACGCCCGGGGCTGGGTGAGCCGCCCGCCGGTGCTGGTGCAGACCGCCCCGCTCCCGCTCCCGGCCACACCGCTCGCCCCGCCCGCCGCGCCCGCACCCCGGCCAGGCGTCGCCGCGGTGGTGGAGCTGGCCGCCGCGCCGAGCGAGGAGTGGCTGGCCGTGGCGGCCGGCCGCAAGGGTGGCCTTCCGGACGCCGCCCACCACGTGCTCACCGCCGTGGGCCAGGTCCGCTTCGCGCACGCGTACGCCGACGGCGAGCTGGTCGGCATCGGCCGGGGCACGGTGACCGGGCAGGGGCGCTGGCTGGGGCTGAGCCTGATCGAGGTGCTGCCACCGGCCCGCCGGCAGGGGCTGGCCGGCCGGCTTGTCCGGGCGCTGGCCGCCTGGGGCACGTCGGTCGGGGCGACCCGCGCCTTCCTCCAGGTCGAGCAGAGCAACACGGGAGCGGTGGCGCTCTACCAGGGCCTCGGCTTCACCACCCACCACACCTACCTGACCCGCGTAGCCCCGCACTGA
- the fdxA gene encoding ferredoxin, translated as MTYIIAEPCVDVLDKACIEECPVDCIYEGNRMLYIHPDECVDCGACEPVCPVEAIFYEDDVPEQWKDYTGANYEFFEDLGSPGGASKIGKVEKDATFVAAQPPRGEGH; from the coding sequence GTGACCTACATCATCGCCGAGCCGTGCGTGGATGTGCTCGACAAGGCATGCATCGAGGAGTGCCCGGTCGACTGCATTTACGAGGGCAACCGGATGCTCTACATCCACCCCGACGAGTGCGTCGACTGTGGTGCCTGTGAGCCCGTGTGCCCGGTCGAGGCGATCTTCTACGAGGACGACGTCCCGGAGCAGTGGAAGGACTACACCGGCGCCAACTACGAGTTCTTCGAGGACCTGGGCTCGCCCGGCGGTGCCTCGAAGATCGGCAAGGTCGAGAAGGACGCGACCTTCGTCGCCGCGCAGCCGCCGCGCGGTGAGGGCCACTGA